In Mongoliitalea daihaiensis, one DNA window encodes the following:
- a CDS encoding RsmB/NOP family class I SAM-dependent RNA methyltransferase, giving the protein MKLFPNLLRAVVAALDEIYYQQRYADKVIERVLKSNPKWGARDRGFIAETVYEMVRWKRLIETLSPSKDLNHMFGTYWLLQGNQLPDWEEFEGINPSKIKEAFASIESRAVKQSIPDWLDELGASLLGDKWDEEIDTLNQQAEVVLRVNTLKITREQLMKRLREEGIETYAPKGYKDALVLAKRQNIFKNPAFKEGLFEVQDASSQLVATALEVEPGMRVIDACAGAGGKSLHLAALMENKGRILSMDIHGWKLQNTKLRARRNGISIIEPRVIEGSKTIKRLKASADRVLLDVPCTGLGVLKRNPDTKWKLSPESVADVQVVQQDILQSYADMLKPGGLMVYATCSILPLENQVQVEKFLASEKGKDFELVVDQKVLAQESGFDGFYIAKLRRKLA; this is encoded by the coding sequence ATGAAATTATTCCCAAATCTATTGAGGGCGGTGGTAGCTGCCTTAGACGAAATTTACTATCAACAGCGATATGCAGATAAAGTAATCGAGCGTGTATTAAAATCCAATCCAAAGTGGGGGGCGAGAGACCGTGGTTTTATTGCGGAGACCGTCTATGAAATGGTGCGTTGGAAGCGTTTGATAGAAACCTTATCCCCATCCAAGGACTTGAATCATATGTTTGGGACCTATTGGTTGCTCCAAGGAAACCAATTACCTGATTGGGAAGAGTTTGAGGGAATTAATCCGTCTAAAATTAAGGAAGCATTTGCCAGCATAGAATCTAGAGCTGTGAAGCAATCCATTCCGGATTGGTTGGATGAGTTGGGAGCTTCTTTGTTGGGAGATAAATGGGACGAGGAAATAGATACCCTCAATCAGCAGGCAGAGGTTGTTTTACGGGTAAATACCTTGAAAATTACGCGAGAGCAACTGATGAAGCGTTTGCGCGAAGAAGGTATAGAAACCTATGCGCCTAAGGGTTATAAAGATGCTTTGGTATTGGCCAAGCGACAAAATATTTTTAAAAATCCCGCCTTCAAAGAAGGGTTGTTTGAAGTTCAGGATGCGTCCTCTCAACTCGTTGCCACGGCATTGGAAGTAGAACCGGGAATGCGGGTCATCGATGCCTGTGCTGGAGCAGGAGGGAAATCCCTTCATCTAGCCGCATTAATGGAAAATAAAGGGCGTATCCTTTCCATGGATATTCATGGATGGAAGCTGCAAAACACCAAACTGAGGGCAAGAAGGAATGGCATTTCCATCATTGAGCCACGGGTAATCGAAGGAAGCAAAACCATTAAGCGCTTAAAGGCATCTGCGGATCGCGTACTTTTGGATGTGCCTTGCACTGGTTTGGGAGTCTTGAAGCGAAACCCTGATACTAAGTGGAAGTTAAGCCCCGAGTCTGTGGCCGATGTTCAAGTGGTGCAACAGGATATTCTTCAAAGTTATGCGGATATGCTCAAGCCAGGAGGCCTGATGGTTTATGCTACTTGCAGTATCCTGCCTCTCGAAAATCAAGTGCAAGTGGAAAAATTCTTGGCATCGGAAAAGGGCAAGGACTTCGAATTGGTAGTAGACCAAAAAGTCCTTGCGCAAGAATCTGGTTTTGATGGATTTTATATCGCCAAGTTGCGAAGAAAATTAGCGTAG
- a CDS encoding sodium:solute symporter family protein, whose product MNISLIDWTIIGVFFVISMLIGVFTSKQAGKSAKEFFLSGRNMPWWLLGVSMVATTFSADTPNLVTDIVRKNGVSGNWVWWAFLLTGMLTVFVYAKLWRRSEVTTDLEFYEMRYGGKAAAFLRAFRAIYLGVFFNVAIMATVSLAAIKIGGVMLGLEAWETLLLASIVTVIYSSLGGLKGVLLTDFFQFFIAMAGAIGAAYYIIDLPEIGSLDALLSHPNVSDKLNILPDFSDMNLVIPLLIMPLAIQWWATWYPGAEPGGGGYIAQRMLSAKDEKNAIGATLFFNIAHYALRPWPWIIIALASLIIFPQISDLKAAFPAIADDKLGDDLAYSAMLTFLPTGLIGVVLASLIAAVMSTLSTHLNWGSSYIVNDFYLRFWKPEATDKELVLVGRISTVLLMVMAAIFALALSNALQAFQVLLQIGAGTGLIFILRWFWWRINAYTEISAMVISFAIALFFEFVNPKVGWIDIPADQEYLKILFGVGITTVVWVSVTLLTKPEDDTILLAFYRKVKPAAFGWKTLLNKYPQEEQGAGRLPTEIGLMLVGSIMVYAALFGVGFWIYGMTTYATLATMVAMTGGFIVIKSWKNLR is encoded by the coding sequence ATGAACATTTCATTGATTGATTGGACGATTATCGGCGTCTTTTTTGTGATATCCATGCTGATTGGGGTCTTCACCTCCAAACAAGCGGGAAAGTCTGCCAAAGAGTTTTTTCTATCTGGACGAAATATGCCTTGGTGGCTCTTGGGTGTATCCATGGTGGCTACTACATTTTCTGCTGACACTCCCAACTTGGTAACCGACATTGTGCGCAAAAATGGCGTTTCCGGCAACTGGGTTTGGTGGGCATTTTTGTTAACGGGAATGCTGACGGTCTTCGTTTATGCAAAATTGTGGAGACGATCAGAAGTGACGACCGACTTGGAATTTTACGAAATGCGCTATGGCGGTAAAGCTGCGGCATTTTTGAGAGCCTTCCGGGCCATCTACCTGGGAGTTTTCTTCAATGTTGCCATTATGGCTACTGTATCTTTGGCAGCAATAAAAATCGGTGGCGTCATGCTGGGACTGGAAGCTTGGGAAACCTTATTACTTGCTTCTATAGTAACTGTCATTTACAGCTCTTTAGGAGGACTCAAAGGAGTATTGCTGACTGATTTTTTCCAATTTTTCATTGCCATGGCAGGTGCCATTGGAGCTGCCTACTACATCATCGACTTGCCTGAGATCGGAAGCCTCGATGCATTACTCAGCCATCCCAACGTTTCGGACAAACTGAATATTTTACCGGATTTCAGTGATATGAACCTGGTTATTCCGCTGCTTATCATGCCTTTAGCCATCCAATGGTGGGCTACTTGGTATCCCGGTGCAGAACCCGGAGGTGGTGGGTACATTGCGCAACGAATGCTTTCCGCTAAGGATGAAAAAAATGCCATTGGAGCAACCCTCTTTTTCAACATTGCCCATTATGCCTTGAGACCTTGGCCTTGGATCATCATAGCCTTGGCTTCTTTAATTATTTTTCCACAAATTTCAGATTTGAAAGCTGCTTTTCCTGCAATAGCCGATGATAAGTTAGGCGATGATTTGGCGTACTCAGCCATGTTGACATTCTTACCTACTGGCTTGATTGGTGTAGTCTTGGCATCTCTGATTGCTGCAGTGATGTCTACCTTATCCACACATCTCAACTGGGGTTCCTCTTACATTGTGAATGACTTCTACCTACGTTTTTGGAAGCCCGAAGCCACAGACAAAGAATTGGTATTGGTAGGGAGGATATCTACTGTTTTATTGATGGTAATGGCAGCAATTTTTGCATTGGCTCTTTCCAATGCGTTGCAAGCATTTCAGGTACTTCTTCAAATTGGGGCAGGTACCGGCTTGATTTTTATTCTTCGTTGGTTTTGGTGGAGAATCAATGCCTATACAGAAATTTCAGCCATGGTGATTTCTTTTGCCATCGCCCTGTTTTTCGAATTTGTCAACCCCAAAGTCGGCTGGATAGATATTCCAGCCGACCAAGAGTATTTAAAGATTCTATTCGGAGTCGGCATTACGACGGTGGTATGGGTATCCGTTACACTACTCACCAAACCAGAAGATGATACCATTCTACTTGCCTTTTATAGAAAAGTGAAGCCCGCTGCATTTGGCTGGAAAACGTTATTGAATAAATATCCTCAAGAAGAACAAGGGGCGGGCAGGTTGCCAACCGAGATTGGCTTGATGCTCGTAGGCTCCATCATGGTCTATGCTGCGTTATTTGGAGTAGGCTTTTGGATTTATGGGATGACCACTTACGCAACTTTGGCTACAATGGTAGCAATGACAGGAGGCTTTATTGTCATCAAAAGTTGGAAGAACCTACGCTAA
- a CDS encoding phosphotransferase enzyme family protein, translated as MQAYPWITALQEAYGMTLGSIERLGTGHIHQTFKFFWNESAYVLQQFNAKVFTQPDRISSNHALLIVKLKSQQLPFQLPLPIPNLSGQLFTQEGQALFRISPFVEGLCLDEVEGLAEARLAAEAFARFIEACTDVDALQFQETIPAFHDLDLRFQQLKEAYAQTQREITDELQALLTFYLGQEKLVEEYNSWIQKLPLRVTHNDTKVNNLIFSLDKKEVSAVIDLDTIMGGYAMYDFGDLVRTVACTQPESSIAWDKISLDPQKYAALWEGFVEGGKNFLTTDEIASLAFGGKMMTCIMGFRFLADYLHGNIYYSIHYENQNLHRAKNQMLLLQALEDFSFHP; from the coding sequence ATGCAAGCATATCCGTGGATTACGGCACTTCAAGAAGCGTATGGTATGACCTTAGGTTCCATTGAAAGATTAGGTACAGGCCATATTCATCAAACGTTCAAGTTTTTTTGGAATGAGTCTGCGTATGTTTTGCAGCAATTCAACGCAAAGGTTTTTACTCAGCCTGATAGAATTTCTTCCAACCATGCTTTGCTAATTGTTAAGTTAAAAAGCCAACAGCTTCCATTTCAATTACCACTACCAATTCCCAATCTTTCAGGACAGCTATTTACACAAGAGGGCCAAGCACTTTTCAGAATCAGTCCTTTTGTGGAGGGGCTGTGTTTGGACGAAGTAGAAGGATTGGCTGAGGCAAGACTTGCAGCAGAAGCCTTTGCTAGATTTATAGAGGCTTGTACAGACGTAGATGCGCTTCAATTTCAGGAAACAATCCCCGCTTTTCATGATTTGGACCTGCGTTTTCAGCAGTTGAAAGAAGCGTATGCACAAACCCAACGAGAGATAACGGATGAATTACAGGCTTTGCTTACATTTTATTTGGGTCAGGAGAAATTAGTGGAAGAATATAATTCTTGGATCCAAAAACTACCTCTCAGGGTTACGCACAACGACACCAAGGTCAATAATCTAATTTTTTCCTTGGATAAAAAGGAGGTATCAGCTGTAATCGATTTGGATACCATCATGGGGGGGTATGCTATGTATGATTTTGGGGATTTGGTGAGGACGGTTGCCTGTACGCAGCCTGAATCATCCATTGCTTGGGATAAAATAAGCCTAGACCCACAAAAATATGCTGCTTTGTGGGAGGGTTTTGTAGAAGGAGGGAAAAACTTTTTGACTACAGATGAAATTGCCTCATTAGCGTTTGGAGGTAAAATGATGACCTGCATCATGGGCTTCCGGTTTTTGGCGGATTATCTCCATGGGAATATTTATTATTCCATTCATTATGAAAATCAAAATCTGCATCGCGCTAAAAATCAAATGCTTTTATTACAGGCCTTGGAAGACTTCAGCTTTCATCCTTGA
- a CDS encoding nuclear transport factor 2 family protein, whose product MDQLQTLIENYVKAYNSMDITSMLMSLHHDIVFENYSKGVLMLRLEGIQAFEIQSEKACTFFTWRKQTIKDWQISDDKIMITIDYQAELAMDFSNSMKAGDLLKLSGTSTFQFKDGLISYIKDES is encoded by the coding sequence ATGGATCAGCTACAAACGTTAATCGAAAATTATGTAAAGGCCTACAATTCGATGGATATTACAAGCATGCTCATGAGTTTACACCATGACATTGTATTTGAAAATTATTCCAAGGGCGTATTGATGCTTCGCTTGGAAGGAATCCAAGCATTTGAAATCCAATCGGAAAAAGCTTGTACCTTCTTCACTTGGAGGAAACAAACCATCAAAGATTGGCAGATCTCCGATGATAAAATCATGATTACGATTGATTACCAAGCGGAATTGGCAATGGATTTTTCAAACAGCATGAAAGCAGGAGATCTATTGAAATTGTCTGGTACCTCCACCTTTCAGTTCAAAGATGGTCTCATCAGCTACATCAAGGATGAAAGCTGA
- the hflK gene encoding FtsH protease activity modulator HflK, whose translation MEDKNYEINIDPDWIKKFAPKIIVGFILLAAIVTGIKTVGPEEEGVVIQLGKYNRTVDPGLSFIIPFGVETMYKIPVQRQLKQEFGFRTTNAGAQTQYSKSSFGDESMMLTGDLNLSDVEWVVQYRIVDSYRYLFRVRNAEKTLRDMSEAAMRKIVGDRTVNEVLTVGRQEVASSVEALLQKMCDEYENGIRIDQVVLQDVNPPEPVKPSFNAVNQAQQERETLINQAEAEYNRVIPRARGEAEETVQLAEAYALNRVNRAKGEAERFNALFDAYIKSPEVTKQRIYLETMERVLPKIGNKIIVDEKGNNVLPLLNIDKVKSNTP comes from the coding sequence ATGGAAGATAAAAATTACGAGATTAATATTGATCCAGATTGGATCAAAAAATTTGCACCAAAAATCATTGTTGGCTTCATTTTGTTGGCAGCAATTGTAACAGGTATCAAAACTGTGGGCCCTGAAGAGGAAGGAGTAGTCATTCAATTAGGTAAGTACAACAGAACAGTTGATCCTGGATTGAGTTTCATTATTCCTTTTGGAGTGGAAACTATGTACAAGATCCCTGTACAGCGACAATTGAAGCAAGAGTTTGGTTTCCGTACAACCAATGCAGGGGCACAGACTCAATATTCTAAGAGTTCTTTTGGGGATGAAAGCATGATGCTCACGGGAGATTTGAACCTGTCTGATGTAGAATGGGTAGTTCAATATAGAATTGTAGATTCTTACCGATATCTTTTCCGTGTACGGAATGCGGAAAAAACACTGAGAGATATGTCTGAAGCGGCTATGCGTAAAATCGTTGGTGACCGCACAGTGAATGAGGTGTTAACTGTTGGGAGACAAGAAGTGGCGAGTTCGGTTGAGGCACTGCTGCAGAAAATGTGTGATGAATATGAAAATGGTATCCGGATTGATCAAGTTGTATTGCAAGATGTCAATCCTCCAGAGCCAGTAAAACCATCTTTCAATGCAGTAAACCAAGCACAACAAGAGCGAGAGACCTTGATCAACCAAGCAGAGGCCGAATATAACAGAGTCATTCCGCGCGCAAGAGGTGAAGCAGAAGAAACTGTTCAGTTAGCCGAAGCGTATGCATTGAATCGTGTAAATAGAGCCAAAGGGGAGGCGGAACGTTTCAATGCTTTATTTGATGCGTATATCAAATCTCCAGAGGTCACCAAGCAACGGATTTATTTAGAGACCATGGAACGTGTATTGCCAAAAATCGGTAACAAAATTATAGTGGATGAAAAGGGTAACAACGTGTTGCCATTATTAAATATTGACAAAGTAAAATCCAATACACCATGA
- the hflC gene encoding protease modulator HflC gives MKTKSTVLITIGVLAAILLWSSVYILDETKQAIVTQFGKPVGEPRTEPGVNFKIPFLHKVQFFDKRYLEWDGDRNQVPTKDKKFIFVDSYARWEITNPLQFFIRLRDERSAQSRLDDILDGETRNAVASHDLLDLVRSSNRNPEITEDFMEEIEVLEDISVGKAEIEKIVLEKANERTVDLGVRILDFRFKRMNYVDEVRDRVYDRMISERVRIADQFKSEGQGEARKIEGNKERDLAQIQSEAFKLAEEIKGRADAEATNIYASAYNRNRQSIDLYKFVRSMESFEKAMDENTSLVLSTDSEFFRYLRRLN, from the coding sequence ATGAAAACAAAAAGCACAGTTTTAATTACTATTGGAGTGTTGGCTGCTATTTTATTGTGGAGCAGTGTGTATATACTGGATGAAACCAAGCAGGCCATTGTAACACAATTTGGAAAGCCTGTTGGGGAACCAAGAACAGAGCCAGGGGTTAATTTTAAAATTCCATTTCTTCACAAGGTTCAATTCTTTGATAAGCGATATTTAGAATGGGATGGAGACAGAAATCAAGTTCCTACAAAAGATAAGAAATTTATATTTGTGGATTCTTATGCCCGTTGGGAGATAACCAATCCTTTACAGTTTTTCATCCGATTGCGCGATGAGCGTTCGGCACAATCCCGATTGGATGATATTTTGGATGGTGAAACGCGGAATGCAGTAGCCAGTCATGACCTACTAGATTTGGTGCGTTCCTCTAACAGAAATCCAGAAATCACAGAAGATTTTATGGAGGAAATAGAAGTTTTAGAAGACATTTCTGTGGGTAAAGCTGAGATTGAAAAGATTGTATTGGAAAAAGCAAATGAGCGTACCGTAGATTTAGGTGTTCGGATTCTTGATTTTCGATTCAAACGTATGAATTACGTAGATGAGGTTAGGGATCGAGTATATGATCGAATGATTTCCGAGAGGGTTCGAATTGCGGATCAGTTTAAATCAGAGGGTCAAGGAGAAGCCAGAAAAATTGAGGGAAATAAGGAGAGGGATCTTGCACAAATCCAATCTGAAGCGTTTAAATTGGCTGAGGAAATCAAAGGTAGAGCTGATGCAGAGGCGACTAATATTTATGCTTCGGCTTACAATCGCAATAGACAATCAATTGATCTATATAAATTTGTCCGTTCTATGGAAAGCTTTGAAAAAGCAATGGATGAAAATACCAGCTTGGTCTTATCCACGGATAGTGAGTTCTTCCGTTATCTGAGAAGATTGAATTAA
- the guaB gene encoding IMP dehydrogenase codes for MNRNSDKFLYEALTYDDVLLVPGYSEVLPRDTHTSTQLTKNIRLNIPLVSAAMDTVTESELAIAIALEGGLGFIHKNMSIEKQAAQVRKVKRSQAGMILDPITLDIDAKVKHAEAIMREYSIGGIPVVDENRTLKGIITNRDLRFIKDPNVNIKDIMTIDGLITAKAGVSLEQAEEILQEYKIEKLPIVDEENRLTGLITYKDILKRKDKPHACKDEYGRLRVGAAVGVTADIVERVEALKNAGVDVVSIDTAHGHSKGVIETCKKIKDAFPDLDVIVGNIATPEAATALADAGADGVKVGVGPGSICTTRVIAGVGVPQLSAVFECAEVLKGRNVPVIADGGIRYSGDLVKAIAAGAGSIMIGSLLAGTEEAPGEMIIYEGRKFKTYRGMGSLEAMESGSKDRYFQDAEDNIKKLVPEGIVGRVAYKGQVAEVLYQLVGGLQAGMGYCGTKTIEDLQRDGKFVKITAAGVKESHPHDVSITREAPNYSAKL; via the coding sequence ATGAACAGAAATTCAGATAAATTCCTCTACGAAGCACTTACTTACGATGATGTGCTTCTGGTGCCCGGTTACTCAGAAGTATTGCCGAGAGACACCCACACTTCCACCCAACTCACCAAAAACATTCGGTTAAACATACCACTGGTATCCGCTGCTATGGACACCGTTACGGAATCCGAATTGGCCATTGCCATCGCATTGGAAGGAGGACTTGGATTCATCCACAAAAACATGTCTATTGAGAAACAGGCCGCGCAAGTGCGAAAGGTAAAGCGTTCTCAGGCTGGAATGATTTTGGATCCCATCACCTTAGATATTGATGCAAAAGTAAAGCATGCAGAAGCCATCATGCGTGAATACTCCATAGGGGGTATCCCTGTTGTAGATGAAAACAGAACACTGAAAGGAATCATCACCAATCGTGATCTCCGATTCATCAAAGATCCAAACGTAAACATCAAGGACATCATGACAATAGATGGCCTGATTACTGCCAAAGCAGGGGTTTCGTTAGAGCAAGCAGAGGAAATCCTCCAAGAATACAAAATCGAAAAACTGCCGATTGTTGATGAAGAAAACCGATTGACAGGATTGATCACCTACAAGGATATTCTAAAGAGAAAAGATAAACCACATGCCTGCAAAGATGAATATGGCCGCTTACGGGTAGGCGCAGCAGTAGGTGTGACAGCTGATATTGTCGAGCGTGTAGAAGCTTTGAAAAATGCAGGTGTAGATGTAGTATCCATCGATACTGCACACGGACATTCCAAAGGTGTCATTGAAACCTGCAAAAAAATCAAAGATGCTTTCCCTGACCTAGATGTCATTGTGGGCAATATTGCAACGCCTGAAGCAGCGACTGCTTTAGCAGATGCAGGAGCTGATGGGGTGAAAGTGGGTGTTGGACCTGGCTCTATCTGTACCACCCGTGTGATCGCAGGTGTAGGTGTACCACAACTTTCAGCTGTGTTTGAATGTGCAGAAGTATTAAAAGGCAGAAATGTACCGGTAATTGCTGACGGTGGCATCCGTTATTCAGGTGACTTGGTAAAGGCCATTGCAGCAGGTGCTGGTTCGATCATGATAGGTTCCCTCCTAGCAGGTACAGAAGAAGCTCCCGGCGAAATGATTATTTACGAAGGAAGAAAATTCAAAACCTATCGCGGAATGGGATCCTTGGAAGCCATGGAATCAGGTTCCAAAGACCGCTACTTCCAAGATGCGGAAGATAATATCAAAAAACTAGTACCGGAAGGTATTGTTGGTAGAGTTGCCTACAAAGGTCAGGTAGCTGAAGTATTGTACCAATTGGTAGGTGGACTGCAAGCAGGCATGGGCTATTGTGGTACCAAAACCATTGAAGATCTACAACGCGATGGAAAATTTGTCAAGATCACCGCAGCGGGTGTAAAAGAATCGCATCCTCACGATGTAAGCATTACCAGAGAAGCTCCAAATTACTCAGCGAAACTATAA
- a CDS encoding ABA4-like family protein: MTLEAVFGMASTLAFFAWIGLFIFYSQPWIYTTLFSGVLMLLGGTYVFYLIYGISTGDMEGAGFGSLSEVKALMSSDEALLAGWIHYLAFDLFVGMWIANDAWKKDISRWLLLPALLGTFMAGPFGLMLYFIIRATKTGTLSQSTIA, from the coding sequence ATGACCTTAGAAGCTGTATTTGGAATGGCGAGCACCTTAGCGTTTTTTGCTTGGATAGGCTTGTTTATCTTTTATTCCCAACCGTGGATATATACCACCCTGTTTTCTGGAGTATTGATGTTGTTGGGCGGAACCTACGTGTTTTACCTCATCTATGGCATTAGCACAGGGGATATGGAAGGCGCCGGATTTGGGAGTTTGAGCGAGGTAAAGGCTCTGATGAGTTCAGATGAGGCATTACTCGCTGGTTGGATTCATTACTTGGCATTTGACCTCTTCGTAGGCATGTGGATTGCCAACGATGCTTGGAAAAAAGATATCAGCAGGTGGCTGTTGTTGCCTGCACTACTCGGGACATTCATGGCCGGTCCTTTTGGGCTGATGCTATATTTCATTATCCGAGCTACAAAAACTGGGACGCTTTCACAATCTACCATAGCCTAA
- the gldD gene encoding gliding motility lipoprotein GldD has product MHNRIFCTLVSICFLFSCGQDYLPKPNGYNRIDLPERAFEMLSMSQPYVFQHSTHAFIESDSFNLAQKTWINLNYKTLGAKVHLTYLPLDTKGKDLKAVLNDAINLTAKHQIKAYGIEESVLLTPKGYTGVVAELTGEVPTQFQFFVTDSTENFLRGALYFNTAMKNDSLSPVIEYIKVDLVHLINTLEFKKL; this is encoded by the coding sequence ATGCATAACAGAATATTTTGCACGCTTGTTTCCATTTGCTTCCTTTTCTCCTGCGGACAGGATTATTTACCCAAACCCAATGGTTACAACCGCATCGATCTACCCGAGCGGGCATTTGAAATGCTTTCCATGTCCCAACCCTATGTTTTTCAACATTCTACCCACGCGTTTATTGAGTCAGATTCCTTCAATTTAGCTCAAAAAACTTGGATCAATCTGAATTATAAAACACTTGGAGCCAAAGTTCATTTAACCTACTTGCCCCTGGATACCAAAGGAAAAGACCTCAAAGCAGTGCTCAACGATGCTATCAACCTCACGGCCAAACATCAGATTAAAGCCTATGGCATAGAAGAATCTGTCCTGCTCACGCCCAAAGGGTACACAGGAGTAGTTGCGGAGTTAACTGGCGAAGTGCCTACCCAATTTCAGTTTTTTGTCACCGACTCAACAGAAAACTTTCTCCGCGGAGCATTGTATTTCAACACCGCTATGAAAAATGACTCTCTTTCTCCAGTCATAGAGTACATCAAGGTAGATTTGGTCCACTTAATCAACACGTTGGAATTTAAAAAGTTGTAA
- a CDS encoding DinB family protein: MKKTPIIFASLLGAMMLFSAFSASAQTTIEEFVAKWDNGKQFTLDVVDKMPDNLLDYKPHASAMSFNEQVTHLSGAMVMIAKNFLNGSDPSFDPSVKPTTKAELKALVSASYDYVKLTASGLTAAQFAENVEIFGSTASRRQVLALIDDHTTHHRGAAISYIRANGIEPPRFSGM, translated from the coding sequence ATGAAAAAGACCCCAATAATTTTTGCAAGTCTTCTGGGTGCAATGATGCTTTTTTCTGCATTTTCTGCATCAGCACAAACAACCATTGAAGAATTTGTTGCCAAGTGGGATAATGGCAAGCAGTTTACACTCGATGTTGTAGACAAGATGCCGGATAATCTCTTGGATTATAAGCCTCATGCTTCTGCGATGAGCTTCAATGAGCAGGTGACACACCTATCGGGTGCGATGGTGATGATTGCTAAGAACTTTCTAAATGGGTCGGATCCTTCATTTGACCCTAGCGTGAAGCCTACTACAAAAGCAGAATTGAAGGCGTTGGTATCTGCTAGCTACGATTATGTGAAGCTTACTGCCAGTGGACTGACTGCCGCTCAGTTCGCGGAGAATGTAGAAATTTTCGGAAGTACAGCTAGTCGCAGACAGGTATTGGCCTTGATCGATGACCATACTACCCACCACAGAGGTGCTGCTATTTCCTATATCCGTGCAAACGGCATCGAGCCTCCGAGATTCAGTGGAATGTAA
- a CDS encoding nitroreductase family protein: MERPDFNIAEVNKIIRGRRSMFVAQFKENDPVDDAIIEEMLTNATWAPTHKLTEPWEFTVFSGEGLKRFSEFQSGLYKERAEKAGNFIEATYQKLKENPLKASHIIAIQLKRDLRANLPVMEEIAAVAMAVQNMYLTASAHGLAAYWGTGGPTFWPEAKEWFGLGEEDMLMGFFYVAKPATDRWPTGRRKPIEEKVNWVR; this comes from the coding sequence ATGGAAAGACCTGATTTCAATATAGCTGAAGTAAATAAAATTATTCGTGGACGGAGATCCATGTTTGTGGCACAGTTTAAGGAAAATGATCCTGTGGACGATGCCATCATTGAGGAAATGCTCACCAATGCCACTTGGGCACCAACACATAAATTGACTGAACCTTGGGAATTTACCGTGTTTTCAGGAGAAGGATTGAAGCGCTTTTCGGAATTTCAATCGGGCCTATACAAAGAGCGGGCTGAAAAAGCCGGTAATTTCATAGAAGCTACCTACCAAAAGCTCAAAGAAAACCCACTCAAAGCCTCTCACATCATTGCCATTCAACTCAAGCGTGACCTTCGTGCAAACTTACCTGTCATGGAAGAAATCGCTGCTGTTGCCATGGCTGTTCAGAACATGTACTTAACGGCATCTGCACATGGACTTGCAGCCTATTGGGGAACAGGCGGACCAACTTTCTGGCCGGAAGCCAAAGAATGGTTTGGTTTGGGTGAAGAAGATATGCTGATGGGCTTTTTCTACGTAGCCAAACCCGCTACCGACAGATGGCCGACGGGGAGAAGAAAGCCAATTGAGGAGAAGGTGAATTGGGTTAGGTAA